The Natranaeroarchaeum aerophilus DNA window CTTCGTCCCACAGCGCCGCGCCACGGAGCGCCTCCTCGACGGCGTCGTCGAGGTCGACGTCGTCGGCTTTCCCCTGCACGCGCAGGCCGTAGGCGACGTTGTCGTAGATCGACTTTGGGAACGGGTTCGGTTTCTGGAACACCATGCCGATCTTCCGCCGGAGCGCGACCGGATCGACGTCGTCGTCGTAGACGTCTTTCCCGTGGAAGCGAAGATCCCCCTCGATCCGACACGCGTCGATCTGGTCGTTCATGCGGTTGACACACCGCAGGAAGGTGGATTTCCCACAGCCAGACGGCCCGATGATCGCGGTGACTTTGTGTTCGGGGATCTCCATCGAGACGTCATCGAGGGCCTGCTCGTCGCCGTAGTAGACATCGAGGTGTCGTGAAGCGACAACTGTCTCGTCCGGCCGCTCGACCCGTCCTGTGCTACTCGTCTGCACGTCGGTCGTGATGAGTTTATCTCCTTCTGTTGCCATGTTAGACCTCCGTCTCGTACCTGTTTCGCAGGTAGATCGCGATCCCGTTCATCGCGAACATAAACGCAAGCAGGACGACGATACCGGTTGCCGCCAGATGGATGAAATGCTGGCTCGGTTCGTTCGCCCAGTTGTAGATCTGGGTCGGCATCGCGCTGAACCGATCGAGCGGGCCAAACGGCATCCGGTTGGTAAACAGCGCGCCGACCATGATCAGCGGGGCCGTCTCGCCGATCGCCCGGGCCAGCGCGAGGATGGTCCCGGTCATGATACCGGGCATCGCAGCGGGCAACACGACCTTCCGAATCGTCTGCCACTTCGTCGCACCGGTCGCGTAGGAACCGTTCCTGACGCCGTCCGGAACGGCCCGGAGCGCCTCCTGGGTCGAGACGATGATAATCGGCATCACGAGCAGGGCGAGCGCGATCGCCCCGGCGAGCAGGATCGGCCCCATACCGATCCCGTTGACGAACGCGGCGAGCGCGAGCAGTCCGTAGACGATCGAGGGGACGCCAGCGAGGTTCGCGAGGTTCGCCTCGATAAGCCGCGTGACCCGGTTGTCCGGCGCGTACTCTTCGAGGTAGATCGCCGATCCGACGCCGACGAAAAACGAAAGGATCGCCGTCAGGACCATCAGCATGATCGAGGCGATGATCGCACCGCGGAACCCGGAGAGCTCCTCGCGCCGGGAGCCGTCCCGCGTAAGGAAGTCGCTCATGCTGATGTTGAACTCCGTCATCCCAACGTAGAAGTCGGTGGCGACGTCGAACAACAGGAGCGCGAGCATGACGACGCCGAACATCGACGCCGCGAAGATGATCCAGAGGAAAAGCCGGTTTTTCAGGTGCTCCCAGCCGAGATCGATCTCGGTGAACAGGTCCTCGTCGTCGGTTTCCGTATCGGTGCTCATCGGTACTCCTCCTGGAAGCGGCGTTTGAACCAGTCGTTGAGCAGATTCATCGTCAGCGTCATCACGAACAGAAACAGCCCGACCGCGAACAGGCTCTGGTACTCGATGGTCCCGACCGCGGACGTTCCGCGGGCCATCGAGACCATGTAGGCGGTCATCGTCATGATCTCGTCGAACGGGTTCGCGGTGATGTTGGCGTTGAACCCGGCCGCCAGCGTCACTGCCATCGTCTCGCCGATCGCGCGCGAGACCGCGAGAATGTAGGATGCGAACACGCCCGAGATCGACGCCGGAAGCACGATCTTCGTCGAGACGTCGAACTTCGTCGCGCCGAGGGCGTACGCGCCGTTTCGCAGGTCGTCGGGCACCGCGGACATGGCGTCCTCGCTGATCGAGGAGACCATCGGGATCGTCATGATACCGACCACGAGCATCCCCGAGAGCATGCTGTACCGGCCGATGTTGATCCCGAACAGCGAGTCGGCGATCGGGCCGAGTAACACGGGGTTAATGAAGGCGATCGCGAAGTAACCGTAGACGATCGTCGGGATTCCGGCGAGCACTTCCAGCGTCGGCTTGAGCTTCGCACGGACGCCCGGCGAGGCGTACTCCGAGAGGTAGATCGCGGTCGCCGTCCCGATCGGGATCGAGACGAACGCCGCGCCGACGGTGATCACGAGCGTCCCGTAGACGATCGGCAGGACACCGTGAGCAGGGGTCGCGTGATCCGGTGCCCATCGCGTGCCGGTGAAGAACTCGGTGAAGGTGATCGCCTGTTCGGTGCTCGCGCCCAGCAGCATCTGGGTGAGTCTCGCTCCGAAGAAGTAGCTCGCAGCATTATCCAGCAACACGAAAAAGATCGCGAGCGTCGTGAGGACCGTGACGGCGGCACAGCCGAAAAGCGCGCGGCGAGCACGCCGGTTGGCTGCCAGATCGCTCTGGGCGGTGCCGCCTGTGATCCCCGGCCCGTGGTCAGTGTCAGTGCTCATCGGTTCCCTCGTGATTACTCACGCTGGACGGTGAGCTCGTCCGGGTCCACGCCGACCTGATCGAGCCAGCTGTCGATCTTGTCGTGGTTCTCCTCGGTGACCTCGTCGGGTGCCGCAAAGAATCCCTCGTCGCGGGCGAACTCCTGGGCGTTGTTGGCGTAGAACCGGGCGAACGAGCCGATGAGATCGGGATTCTCCTCGAGGCTCGCCAGATTGACAAACGCAAAGAGCGGTCGGGCAAGCGGGGAGTACAGCCCCTCTTCGATGTTTTCCTCGGTGGGCAGATAGAACTCGCCGTCGGCGTCGCTCTCGACGGGGACCGCCTCGATCGGCTCGTCGTCCCGAATGTCGGCCAGATAGCCGAGTCCGCCCCAGCCAAAGCCGTGTAGGTTCCCGGCCACGGCGTTCATGATCTCGTTGGTTGCACTGGTCGCGGAGTAGTCGTCTCGAATGTCGCCGACATCGCCGTTGATATTTTCGGTGAAGTAATCGAAGGTCCCGGACGCGCTGTCCCGGGCGTGGAGCTGCATCTCCTCGTCGGGCCACTCGTCGCGGACGTCGCTCCACTGTGTAATCTCGTCGGTCGCCTCGAACTCCCAGATCAGCTCGAGTTCCTCGAGCGTGATGTTGTCGACCCAGTCGTTCTCGG harbors:
- the pstC gene encoding phosphate ABC transporter permease subunit PstC, with the protein product MSTDTDHGPGITGGTAQSDLAANRRARRALFGCAAVTVLTTLAIFFVLLDNAASYFFGARLTQMLLGASTEQAITFTEFFTGTRWAPDHATPAHGVLPIVYGTLVITVGAAFVSIPIGTATAIYLSEYASPGVRAKLKPTLEVLAGIPTIVYGYFAIAFINPVLLGPIADSLFGINIGRYSMLSGMLVVGIMTIPMVSSISEDAMSAVPDDLRNGAYALGATKFDVSTKIVLPASISGVFASYILAVSRAIGETMAVTLAAGFNANITANPFDEIMTMTAYMVSMARGTSAVGTIEYQSLFAVGLFLFVMTLTMNLLNDWFKRRFQEEYR
- the pstA gene encoding phosphate ABC transporter permease PstA; amino-acid sequence: MSTDTETDDEDLFTEIDLGWEHLKNRLFLWIIFAASMFGVVMLALLLFDVATDFYVGMTEFNISMSDFLTRDGSRREELSGFRGAIIASIMLMVLTAILSFFVGVGSAIYLEEYAPDNRVTRLIEANLANLAGVPSIVYGLLALAAFVNGIGMGPILLAGAIALALLVMPIIIVSTQEALRAVPDGVRNGSYATGATKWQTIRKVVLPAAMPGIMTGTILALARAIGETAPLIMVGALFTNRMPFGPLDRFSAMPTQIYNWANEPSQHFIHLAATGIVVLLAFMFAMNGIAIYLRNRYETEV
- the pstB gene encoding phosphate ABC transporter ATP-binding protein PstB is translated as MATEGDKLITTDVQTSSTGRVERPDETVVASRHLDVYYGDEQALDDVSMEIPEHKVTAIIGPSGCGKSTFLRCVNRMNDQIDACRIEGDLRFHGKDVYDDDVDPVALRRKIGMVFQKPNPFPKSIYDNVAYGLRVQGKADDVDLDDAVEEALRGAALWDEVKDQLDSSGLDLSGGQQQRLCIARAIATDPEVILMDEPTSALDPVAASKIEDLIADLVEEYTVLIVTHNMQQAARISDKTAVFLTGGQLVEFDNTNKIFENPEHDRVEEYITGKFG
- a CDS encoding PstS family phosphate ABC transporter substrate-binding protein, yielding MAQNPSDTGDSTGRTDSTRRTFLASAGVVGGLALAGCLGGADGEISGTIDASGSNTVAPITDWAGENFANEYPDVLVDVAPEGTGAGFQEFCRGNSGVQSASRQISEDEIDLCGENDVEYGFLEVGLDGLSVVKNSENDWVDNITLEELELIWEFEATDEITQWSDVRDEWPDEEMQLHARDSASGTFDYFTENINGDVGDIRDDYSATSATNEIMNAVAGNLHGFGWGGLGYLADIRDDEPIEAVPVESDADGEFYLPTEENIEEGLYSPLARPLFAFVNLASLEENPDLIGSFARFYANNAQEFARDEGFFAAPDEVTEENHDKIDSWLDQVGVDPDELTVQRE